In Candidatus Saccharimonadales bacterium, one DNA window encodes the following:
- a CDS encoding FKBP-type peptidyl-prolyl cis-trans isomerase, giving the protein MTKYEGTQLADFQTRDSVTNLEIIDTKVGDGEEVNPNATITAHYTGALCKTGVIFQSSHDFGDAITFGLNQVIKGWTDGVPGMKVGGVRRLIIPAVQAYGSARASSSIPPNSDLVFDIELVAIPQN; this is encoded by the coding sequence ATGACAAAATACGAAGGAACACAGTTAGCAGATTTTCAAACGAGAGATAGTGTTACTAATCTTGAAATTATTGATACAAAAGTTGGTGATGGTGAAGAAGTTAATCCAAATGCAACGATCACCGCACACTACACGGGTGCGCTATGTAAAACTGGTGTCATTTTCCAAAGTAGCCATGATTTTGGAGATGCAATCACTTTCGGGCTAAACCAAGTTATTAAAGGATGGACCGATGGAGTACCCGGTATGAAAGTAGGTGGTGTACGCCGACTTATTATTCCTGCAGTACAGGCATATGGTTCAGCTCGTGCAAGCTCAAGTATCCCGCCAAATAGTGATCTCGTCTTTGACATAGAACTTGTTGCTATACCGCAAAATTAA
- a CDS encoding ATP-grasp domain-containing protein, whose product MSHIVIVGRKFSELADRLTQSGDTYTLLQDVKKTKFPDKKFRRRIVADFSSNESLLATVKTLHDNDPIDAVISLYENYILPTAIIGEFLGVPHLPVASAEACTDKFLMRTLFNGASEKISPDFAIVQSIDDVLAFAHSHSFPLILKPANLAKSLLVTKSSDITELRNNYEKTMTMIDKIYETYAPNRTPKLIVEEFLEGSIHSVDAYIGEDGIPLVLDNVVDYQTGYDIGYDDNFHYSRILPSKLSANDQIALRHCAEIGIKALGMKNSPAHVEVIMTVDGPRIVEIGARNGGYRGRMHRLANGIDILGAAIEVALGKKPSIIALKNEPCAVLELFPKHPGIYMGIHNESTLRSLSSLEYLSIKATPGRFVGKAGDGYKMCTVVILHNTDQAKFDKDILTMQNDIFIDTTS is encoded by the coding sequence ATGTCTCACATAGTTATCGTTGGAAGAAAATTCTCAGAGTTAGCTGACAGGCTTACTCAGAGTGGCGATACTTATACACTACTTCAAGATGTTAAAAAGACGAAATTTCCTGATAAAAAATTCCGTCGTCGAATAGTTGCAGACTTTTCTTCGAATGAGTCCTTACTTGCAACAGTTAAGACACTTCATGATAATGATCCTATTGACGCCGTTATTTCCCTTTACGAAAATTATATACTTCCTACTGCTATTATTGGTGAGTTTCTCGGTGTACCGCATCTACCTGTTGCGAGTGCTGAAGCATGTACGGACAAGTTTTTAATGCGCACGTTATTTAATGGCGCTTCAGAAAAAATAAGTCCAGACTTTGCTATTGTTCAGTCAATAGATGATGTACTTGCATTTGCTCATAGTCATTCATTTCCTCTCATCTTAAAGCCTGCAAATCTTGCAAAAAGCTTACTCGTAACTAAGAGCAGCGATATTACAGAGCTAAGAAATAACTATGAAAAAACTATGACGATGATCGATAAGATTTACGAAACATATGCACCAAATCGTACGCCAAAACTTATCGTTGAAGAATTTTTAGAAGGCTCGATTCATTCAGTAGACGCTTACATTGGCGAGGATGGAATACCCCTCGTTCTTGATAATGTCGTTGATTATCAAACAGGATACGATATTGGCTATGATGATAATTTTCATTATAGCCGCATTCTCCCATCAAAACTAAGCGCTAATGACCAAATTGCACTTCGGCACTGTGCAGAGATCGGTATCAAAGCACTTGGCATGAAGAACTCACCTGCTCACGTGGAAGTTATCATGACAGTTGATGGTCCAAGAATTGTTGAGATTGGCGCACGTAATGGCGGTTACCGTGGCCGCATGCATCGACTTGCAAATGGTATTGATATTTTAGGTGCCGCAATTGAGGTAGCACTCGGCAAGAAACCCTCCATCATCGCATTAAAAAACGAACCTTGTGCAGTTCTTGAACTTTTTCCAAAACATCCTGGAATCTACATGGGCATACATAACGAATCTACCCTACGCTCACTTTCCTCGCTTGAATATCTCTCAATCAAGGCCACACCTGGTAGATTCGTTGGCAAAGCAGGAGATGGATACAAGATGTGCACTGTTGTCATCTTACATAATACTGACCAAGCTAAGTTTGATAAAGATATTCTCACTATGCAAAATGATATCTTTATAGATACAACTTCATAA
- a CDS encoding ATP-grasp domain-containing protein produces the protein MATIAILKGDKRDDKSEAFQTYNGLASIGKDTYILITYAELIFELRDGYSCVRVGNKDLSSFDLVYIRDFQGYEYERNAVALYLKHHGVRFLNTDTAKFQHISKLTQYMQFVFSDVSIPSSIFGQGQYLIDAIENKFGYPAIVKSITGNSGNDNFLVKNHDELDKVINDHNQTKFIAQEFIPNDGDLRVIVLGGKVECIYSRIGKASDHRNNISQGGDKEYLDMNSVSTEHKDLAVRAALALGREICGVDVMVNKQTNKAIILEANFNFGIRAVPGVLSDELIGLASYLHETATAKHE, from the coding sequence ATGGCGACGATCGCAATTTTAAAAGGTGACAAGCGGGATGATAAGAGCGAGGCTTTTCAAACATATAATGGCTTAGCATCCATTGGTAAGGATACATACATTCTTATTACTTACGCTGAACTTATCTTTGAACTTCGCGATGGGTATAGCTGTGTGCGAGTCGGGAACAAAGACTTATCATCTTTTGATCTTGTGTATATTCGTGATTTTCAGGGATACGAATATGAACGTAACGCAGTTGCACTGTATTTAAAACATCACGGTGTTCGTTTTCTAAATACCGATACAGCAAAGTTTCAACATATAAGTAAACTGACTCAGTATATGCAGTTTGTATTCTCAGATGTTTCAATTCCATCATCTATCTTTGGTCAAGGACAATATCTCATTGATGCTATTGAAAATAAGTTTGGTTATCCAGCTATCGTAAAATCGATCACAGGAAATAGTGGTAATGATAACTTTCTTGTAAAAAATCATGATGAACTAGACAAAGTAATTAATGATCATAATCAAACAAAATTTATCGCTCAAGAATTTATACCAAATGACGGAGACCTTCGGGTGATTGTGCTCGGAGGCAAGGTAGAATGTATCTATAGTCGTATTGGTAAAGCCAGTGATCATCGAAATAACATTTCACAGGGTGGTGATAAGGAATATCTAGATATGAATTCTGTCTCTACTGAACACAAGGATCTTGCAGTTAGGGCCGCGCTTGCTCTCGGGCGTGAAATATGCGGAGTGGATGTTATGGTAAATAAGCAAACTAATAAGGCGATCATTCTAGAAGCAAATTTCAATTTCGGTATCAGGGCAGTTCCAGGAGTACTATCTGATGAATTAATTGGTCTCGCCAGCTATTTACATGAGACTGCTACAGCAAAACATGAATAA
- a CDS encoding RimK/LysX family protein, translating to MASKYDFHKVIIGRSEVLSFLDTDASNVPAKTDTGAYRSAVHASNITVTDGELHFDLLGGHPVCGNMSKHLTTTDFTKVTVSNSFGHEEERFEVRLKVKLGPKVFQARFTLADRSKKIYPILIGRKLLNHRFLVDSSETSLDRLTLKRQYNIDFPQDEEEGRDA from the coding sequence ATGGCTTCAAAATACGATTTCCACAAAGTAATTATTGGGCGCTCTGAAGTGCTTAGTTTTCTTGATACCGATGCATCGAATGTTCCAGCCAAAACAGATACCGGTGCATATCGTTCTGCGGTACACGCATCAAACATTACCGTTACTGACGGCGAGCTTCACTTTGATCTTTTGGGCGGGCATCCTGTTTGTGGGAATATGTCGAAACATCTTACGACAACAGATTTTACGAAAGTGACTGTTTCAAATTCTTTTGGCCATGAAGAAGAACGATTCGAAGTACGACTTAAGGTTAAGTTGGGGCCAAAAGTTTTTCAAGCGCGATTTACTCTTGCTGATCGCTCAAAGAAAATTTATCCGATATTAATTGGTCGCAAATTACTTAATCACCGTTTCCTGGTGGATTCTTCTGAAACGAGCCTTGATCGTCTTACGCTTAAAAGACAATATAACATTGATTTTCCTCAGGACGAGGAAGAAGGGAGAGATGCATGA
- the dnaK gene encoding molecular chaperone DnaK, translating into MGKIIGIDLGTTNSAVAYMVAGKPEVIANAEGNRTTPSVVAINKKGDRLVGQVAQRQRVTNAKDTIYGVKRLIGRKFGDEEVQKDHDIMPFAIVKKGDGVAVTLGGKDYSPEEVSAMILSKIKADAEAFLGEKVTEAVITVPAYFDDSQRQATKDAGKIAGLEVKRIINEPTAAALAYGLESKKDEKIAVFDLGGGTFDVSILELGDGVFEVRSTNGDTHLGGEDFDNRIVNHFLDVFKQESGIDLKSDKAAMQRLKDEAEKAKKELSSTPEYEINLPFITADADGPKHFEYKLTRSKLEDLVKDLIDGVAGPVEKALKDAGLKASDIDEVILVGGMTRMPAVVEKVKSIFGKDPLKGVNPDEVVAIGAAIQGGVLAGDVKDVLLLDVTPLSLGIETMGGVTTKLIDRNSTIPTSKSETFSTAADNQPQVEIHVLQGEREMASDNKSLGRFILDGIAPAPRGVPQVEVTFNLDANGILNVTAKDKGTGKENSVTIQDSGNMSKEDIEKAQKEAEAHADEDKKKREAIDARNTLENSIYQAEKMPDEYKDKISEDDVKVIKDAVEEAKKHKDSEDKEELESAGKALNDAIMPIGAKMYEAASKATEAESEKDEKKSDKNEPVEGEVVDEKKEK; encoded by the coding sequence ATGGGAAAAATTATTGGTATCGATCTCGGTACAACAAACAGTGCAGTTGCATACATGGTTGCAGGTAAGCCAGAGGTTATTGCTAATGCTGAAGGCAATCGTACGACACCAAGTGTTGTGGCTATCAATAAAAAAGGTGATCGATTAGTCGGTCAGGTTGCACAGCGCCAACGAGTCACAAACGCTAAAGATACTATTTATGGAGTCAAGCGTTTGATCGGTCGTAAGTTTGGCGATGAAGAAGTTCAGAAAGACCATGATATTATGCCTTTTGCTATCGTCAAAAAAGGCGATGGTGTAGCCGTTACCCTAGGCGGTAAAGACTACAGTCCAGAAGAAGTATCAGCTATGATACTTTCTAAGATTAAAGCAGATGCTGAAGCTTTTCTTGGCGAAAAAGTCACCGAAGCGGTTATTACCGTTCCTGCGTACTTCGATGACTCGCAACGACAAGCAACAAAAGATGCTGGTAAAATTGCTGGGCTTGAAGTTAAACGTATTATTAATGAACCAACCGCTGCGGCACTTGCATACGGCCTTGAAAGCAAAAAAGACGAAAAAATTGCTGTATTTGATCTCGGTGGTGGTACGTTCGATGTTTCTATCTTGGAGCTCGGCGATGGTGTATTTGAGGTCCGCTCAACTAACGGCGACACGCACCTAGGTGGTGAAGATTTTGATAACCGTATAGTGAATCACTTCCTTGATGTCTTTAAACAAGAATCGGGTATTGATCTTAAGTCAGACAAAGCAGCTATGCAGCGTCTAAAAGATGAAGCCGAAAAAGCTAAAAAAGAACTTTCAAGCACACCTGAGTATGAGATTAATCTTCCATTCATTACGGCTGATGCTGATGGTCCAAAGCATTTCGAGTACAAACTAACTCGGAGCAAATTAGAAGACCTCGTCAAAGATTTAATTGATGGTGTTGCTGGTCCTGTAGAAAAAGCGCTAAAAGACGCTGGATTGAAGGCAAGTGATATTGATGAAGTAATTTTAGTTGGTGGTATGACACGCATGCCAGCAGTTGTCGAAAAAGTAAAATCTATTTTTGGTAAAGACCCGCTCAAGGGCGTGAACCCTGACGAAGTTGTAGCAATTGGTGCTGCTATCCAAGGCGGTGTACTTGCTGGTGATGTTAAAGACGTGCTTCTCCTCGATGTGACACCTCTATCACTCGGTATTGAAACAATGGGTGGTGTAACGACGAAGCTCATAGACCGTAATAGTACGATTCCAACAAGCAAGTCTGAGACATTCTCTACTGCAGCTGACAACCAACCTCAAGTTGAGATTCATGTGCTACAAGGTGAACGTGAGATGGCAAGTGACAACAAATCACTCGGTCGTTTCATTCTCGATGGTATCGCACCTGCACCACGAGGAGTTCCTCAGGTTGAAGTTACCTTTAACCTTGATGCTAACGGTATTTTGAATGTTACAGCTAAAGACAAGGGAACCGGCAAAGAGAACTCAGTAACTATCCAGGATAGTGGCAACATGAGTAAAGAAGATATTGAGAAGGCTCAAAAAGAAGCCGAAGCTCATGCTGATGAGGATAAGAAAAAGCGTGAAGCTATAGATGCACGTAACACACTTGAAAACTCCATTTATCAAGCAGAAAAGATGCCAGATGAATATAAAGACAAAATTTCTGAAGATGATGTGAAAGTTATCAAAGATGCTGTCGAAGAAGCCAAAAAGCACAAAGATTCTGAAGACAAAGAAGAGCTAGAGTCTGCCGGTAAAGCACTTAATGATGCTATCATGCCGATTGGTGCAAAGATGTATGAAGCTGCTAGCAAGGCAACTGAGGCCGAATCAGAAAAAGATGAAAAAAAATCTGATAAAAATGAGCCGGTAGAAGGTGAAGTTGTTGACGAGAAAAAAGAAAAATAG
- a CDS encoding DUF192 domain-containing protein: protein MNTEKKSLSWVMIIFILLLVGLAALYIVWPQLQPHTTIRIGDGIYTSQIANTEALREKGLSGTTDLRSNQALLFVFDSDRKWPIWMKDMNYPIDIVWLDKDKKVVYIVTNAPPDSYPYTIFTPNKEARYVVELPAGTAMQKAIKVDGVATFDETKKEGFGL, encoded by the coding sequence ATGAACACGGAAAAGAAATCACTATCGTGGGTAATGATTATATTTATCTTGTTGCTTGTCGGTCTTGCGGCTCTATATATCGTGTGGCCTCAACTACAACCCCACACAACAATACGTATTGGGGATGGTATATACACGTCTCAGATTGCAAACACTGAAGCATTGCGTGAGAAGGGGCTCTCGGGTACGACAGATCTCCGCTCCAACCAAGCACTGCTTTTCGTATTCGATAGTGATAGAAAGTGGCCAATATGGATGAAGGATATGAATTATCCGATAGATATTGTTTGGCTTGATAAGGATAAAAAAGTAGTTTATATCGTTACAAATGCGCCACCCGATAGCTATCCCTATACAATATTTACACCTAATAAGGAAGCGCGCTACGTGGTAGAATTACCAGCAGGGACTGCTATGCAAAAAGCTATTAAGGTAGATGGTGTCGCTACGTTTGATGAAACAAAAAAGGAAGGTTTTGGTCTATGA
- a CDS encoding RimK family alpha-L-glutamate ligase, which translates to MNKIVLLSSSPDGRVVNQLRLLMEKRFMEYAVLSLDDALSVPYAFFDHTIILPRIAPEQNAKGIIALERASLGGATVINTVNSWRTSRDKSLSYDAFLRHSVETPLTVKLSLGSHFQDCADTLGLPFIIKPAAGTHGEGIVLVHKQEDFTPDLGLLAQVYIAESLGRDLRVVVVNGIVIAAMERQAAEGDFRANLHLGAIGRPVKIDRATEVLAVSAATALELDIAGVDIIMSSAGPQVLECNPSPGIIISDVTGINIEDAMIDFIETLSKK; encoded by the coding sequence ATGAATAAGATTGTATTATTGTCATCATCGCCTGATGGTCGGGTCGTGAATCAGCTAAGATTATTAATGGAAAAGCGTTTCATGGAATATGCTGTGCTATCACTCGACGACGCATTGTCGGTGCCCTATGCATTTTTTGATCATACAATTATCCTCCCTCGAATTGCTCCAGAGCAAAACGCAAAAGGAATTATTGCCCTTGAACGAGCATCACTTGGTGGGGCTACAGTTATCAACACGGTGAACTCATGGCGTACATCTCGTGATAAGTCATTATCCTATGACGCTTTCTTGCGTCATTCAGTTGAGACACCTTTAACAGTAAAGCTATCACTAGGATCTCATTTTCAGGACTGCGCAGATACGCTAGGTTTACCGTTTATCATAAAGCCAGCAGCGGGGACGCATGGTGAAGGTATAGTTCTTGTTCATAAACAAGAAGATTTCACACCTGATCTAGGTCTTCTTGCACAAGTGTATATAGCCGAATCATTAGGTAGGGACCTGCGTGTGGTTGTCGTTAACGGTATTGTTATTGCTGCTATGGAGCGTCAAGCAGCTGAAGGTGACTTCAGGGCAAACCTTCACTTAGGAGCAATTGGTAGGCCCGTTAAGATAGATCGCGCCACAGAAGTTCTCGCGGTCAGTGCAGCGACAGCTCTGGAGCTTGATATAGCAGGTGTCGATATTATCATGTCATCTGCAGGCCCTCAGGTACTTGAATGTAACCCATCACCAGGTATCATAATAAGTGACGTAACTGGTATTAATATTGAAGATGCAATGATTGATTTTATTGAGACATTATCTAAGAAATAA
- a CDS encoding metal-dependent hydrolase: MKARTHDLAAITALTGVVLIMPTAPTVTLATAIVAVFANQLGGIAPDIDQPTAPFWRNLPIGGVIGRVIAKMLGGHRFITHSILGLILLGFLSHLLLTVIQPIIPHVQIEFVWWAFMIGAVSHLIMDTFTKEGVPWLLPIPVKFGILPVKRLRITTGKAVENFAVVPILFIIFASLCVVKYSDLLAIIHQHVVG, from the coding sequence GTGAAGGCTCGTACTCATGATCTTGCAGCTATAACCGCTCTAACGGGAGTGGTTCTTATCATGCCTACAGCACCGACTGTTACACTAGCTACTGCGATTGTGGCAGTGTTTGCTAATCAGCTTGGTGGTATTGCGCCTGATATCGATCAACCAACGGCACCATTTTGGCGTAATCTACCTATTGGTGGAGTAATTGGTCGTGTAATTGCAAAGATGTTAGGAGGCCACCGATTTATCACCCACTCAATCCTAGGGCTCATTTTACTTGGTTTTTTGTCACATCTATTACTCACGGTAATTCAGCCAATAATCCCACATGTTCAAATTGAATTTGTGTGGTGGGCATTTATGATTGGCGCTGTGTCACATTTAATTATGGACACCTTTACCAAAGAGGGAGTTCCATGGCTTCTTCCAATACCGGTAAAATTTGGTATTTTGCCTGTCAAAAGATTACGCATTACAACAGGTAAGGCCGTTGAGAACTTTGCTGTAGTTCCAATCTTATTCATTATTTTCGCTAGTCTTTGCGTAGTGAAGTATAGCGATTTACTCGCAATTATTCATCAGCATGTCGTAGGCTAG
- a CDS encoding RimK family alpha-L-glutamate ligase — protein MKIAILSKGSANYTTKRLKEVARARGHEVQVINYALCYVSIEKDKPVIRYKGRSLDNFDAIIPRIAQSYTKYGTAVVRQFEAQGAFTVATSLAINRSRDKLRAYQILARSGVGIPKTVIARETANFEDVVELAGGTPLIIKVARGTHGNGVVLAETPKAAKAVMQAFYVEGVNFMVQEFIKESAGTDIRALVVGSRVVASVKRQSLDDDFRSNTHQGGIGSTVKLTEEETKTAIKAARAMGLQMCGVDMMRSERGPLVLEVNSSASIKTPELVTGRDIATKIIEYIEINAKRRNKKDKVGA, from the coding sequence ATGAAAATAGCAATTCTTTCCAAGGGCAGCGCAAATTACACGACAAAACGTCTTAAAGAGGTAGCACGAGCACGCGGGCATGAGGTTCAAGTGATTAATTATGCGCTCTGCTATGTTTCTATCGAGAAAGATAAACCAGTCATTCGTTATAAGGGCCGATCACTTGATAACTTCGATGCAATTATTCCACGAATTGCTCAGTCGTATACAAAGTATGGTACGGCTGTTGTTCGTCAATTCGAGGCTCAAGGTGCATTTACTGTCGCAACCTCTCTTGCTATTAATCGTTCACGAGATAAGTTGCGTGCTTATCAAATTCTTGCACGTTCTGGTGTAGGAATCCCAAAAACAGTTATTGCGCGTGAAACAGCAAACTTTGAAGATGTCGTAGAACTTGCAGGTGGAACGCCACTTATTATTAAAGTGGCTCGTGGTACGCACGGCAATGGAGTCGTACTTGCTGAGACTCCAAAAGCTGCAAAAGCAGTTATGCAGGCTTTTTATGTTGAAGGTGTAAACTTTATGGTTCAGGAATTTATTAAAGAATCTGCCGGTACTGACATACGTGCACTTGTTGTCGGTAGTCGTGTCGTTGCTAGTGTGAAGCGACAAAGTCTTGACGATGATTTCCGCAGCAATACTCACCAGGGAGGTATCGGATCAACTGTTAAGCTAACTGAAGAAGAGACAAAGACTGCTATTAAAGCTGCACGTGCTATGGGTCTTCAAATGTGTGGCGTCGATATGATGCGCAGTGAGCGAGGACCACTCGTTTTAGAGGTTAACTCGTCAGCAAGTATTAAAACACCAGAACTTGTCACAGGACGTGATATCGCAACAAAAATTATCGAGTACATCGAAATTAATGCTAAGCGTCGCAACAAAAAAGACAAAGTTGGCGCATAA
- a CDS encoding FAD:protein FMN transferase — translation MLRPSYTLTALGTNWLIETDIELTQKLKQVICTSLDDFDSIYSRFRDESLVRQLAREVGVFEFPDSAIDIIPFYKKLYEISGGRVTPLIGRVLEQAGYDKEYSLKPQSLEVTPDWDDVMKWQGTTVTTSRPIVLDIGAAGKGYAVDMIGKVLENNNIKNYVIDASGDIRHRGDDEQQVGFENPNNSTEVIGKVVLQNASLCASASNRRQWGDWHHIIDPTRNQPVREIVATWVIAETTMIADGLATALFFVPAKELLSNWQFQYVQMYANGTVEYSQDLKGELFT, via the coding sequence ATGCTAAGGCCTAGCTATACGCTCACTGCGCTTGGGACTAACTGGTTAATTGAAACAGACATAGAATTAACTCAAAAGTTAAAACAAGTGATTTGTACGTCACTGGATGATTTTGATAGTATCTATTCGCGGTTTCGTGACGAATCTTTGGTTCGGCAGCTGGCAAGAGAGGTTGGTGTATTTGAGTTTCCGGATTCAGCGATCGATATTATCCCGTTTTATAAAAAGCTATATGAGATTTCAGGCGGTAGGGTAACGCCGCTTATTGGACGAGTACTGGAGCAAGCTGGGTATGATAAGGAATATTCTCTAAAGCCCCAATCACTTGAGGTAACCCCAGACTGGGATGATGTTATGAAGTGGCAGGGAACAACTGTTACTACCAGCAGGCCTATAGTCCTCGATATCGGGGCAGCAGGCAAAGGCTATGCGGTAGATATGATTGGGAAAGTACTAGAAAACAATAATATAAAAAATTATGTCATTGATGCTAGCGGTGACATACGTCATCGGGGTGATGATGAGCAGCAAGTTGGATTTGAAAATCCAAATAATAGCACGGAAGTAATCGGTAAGGTAGTGTTACAAAATGCTAGTCTCTGTGCTTCTGCTAGTAATCGTCGTCAATGGGGGGATTGGCATCATATTATTGATCCAACGCGTAACCAGCCGGTTCGAGAAATTGTTGCGACATGGGTGATTGCTGAAACAACAATGATTGCCGACGGCTTAGCAACTGCACTATTTTTTGTACCAGCCAAGGAATTACTCTCTAATTGGCAATTTCAGTACGTTCAGATGTATGCTAATGGTACAGTAGAGTACTCACAAGATTTAAAAGGGGAATTATTTACATGA
- a CDS encoding YebC/PmpR family DNA-binding transcriptional regulator, with protein MSGHSKWSTIKREKGAKDAKRGAIFTKLGNLIAIAARGGADPTMNSSLALAIEKAKQANMPNNNIQRAIDRVSDKNAAVMEELTYEGYGHGGVGIIVETATDNRNRTLPEVKSAITKNGGRMADAGSVMFQFTRKGVIQVEATGEEALLTILDAGAEDAIEEDGEITVYTEQKDLAKVRTALIESGLTVKDAELQYIPNTTIEISDTETAQKLLKLLDALDDLDDVMNVHTNADITADLPE; from the coding sequence ATGTCTGGACACAGTAAATGGTCAACAATTAAACGTGAAAAAGGTGCAAAAGATGCTAAGCGCGGAGCAATATTCACAAAACTAGGTAATCTTATTGCTATTGCAGCGCGCGGTGGCGCAGATCCAACAATGAACTCATCACTTGCTCTTGCAATTGAAAAAGCAAAACAGGCAAATATGCCTAATAATAATATTCAGCGTGCCATTGACCGTGTCAGTGATAAAAATGCTGCAGTTATGGAAGAATTGACCTATGAAGGCTATGGCCATGGCGGTGTCGGTATTATTGTCGAGACGGCAACGGATAATCGCAACAGAACATTACCTGAAGTAAAAAGTGCAATCACGAAAAATGGTGGTCGAATGGCAGATGCTGGAAGTGTCATGTTTCAGTTTACACGAAAAGGCGTCATTCAAGTTGAAGCAACAGGCGAGGAAGCTTTACTTACAATTCTTGACGCTGGTGCTGAAGATGCTATTGAAGAAGATGGTGAGATCACTGTTTACACTGAGCAAAAAGATCTTGCTAAAGTTCGTACGGCACTGATTGAAAGTGGATTAACGGTTAAGGATGCAGAACTCCAATACATTCCAAATACTACAATTGAGATTAGTGATACAGAGACAGCTCAAAAACTACTTAAGCTTCTTGATGCGCTTGATGATCTCGATGATGTCATGAATGTGCATACAAATGCCGACATTACTGCTGATTTACCTGAATAA
- the dnaJ gene encoding molecular chaperone DnaJ: MSKRDYYEVLGVAKTASADEIKKAYRKAALKHHPDKEGGDETKFKEIGEAYEVLKDQQKRQRYDQFGHAGVGGNSGGGGGSYSGGNPFEGFNGQNVNFDFGDGGLGDIFGQFFGGGGQRDRGPRRGRDVETTVQLTFEEAVFGVEEDISLDMDDECSHCKGTTVEPGYSMKTCPTCKGAGQQTRVMNTIFGQIQQAVTCETCKGAGKIPEKVCTICKGKGTERRKQAMKLKVPAGIDDGATIRLKEHGEAIGGGARGDLYVHIRVKAHKKFTREGDIILSEEHISMIDAALGTEIDIDTVDGEVRMKIPAGTQSGTDFKLSSHGVPHMRSSSRGPHIVSMVVDTPVKLSKKQRDLLEQFDGAKKRGIF; the protein is encoded by the coding sequence ATGAGTAAACGCGATTATTATGAAGTACTTGGTGTAGCAAAAACTGCCAGTGCTGATGAAATTAAGAAGGCTTATCGCAAAGCTGCACTAAAACACCACCCTGATAAAGAAGGTGGTGATGAGACTAAGTTTAAAGAAATTGGCGAGGCTTACGAGGTTCTCAAGGACCAACAAAAACGTCAGAGATATGATCAGTTCGGTCATGCTGGTGTTGGCGGTAACTCTGGCGGAGGCGGAGGTAGCTATAGCGGCGGTAATCCTTTTGAGGGCTTTAACGGTCAAAATGTAAATTTTGATTTTGGTGACGGAGGACTTGGTGATATCTTTGGTCAATTCTTCGGCGGCGGCGGTCAGCGTGATCGAGGTCCTCGTCGTGGTCGTGATGTTGAGACGACGGTCCAGCTAACATTCGAGGAAGCTGTGTTTGGAGTTGAAGAGGATATAAGCCTCGATATGGACGACGAGTGCTCACATTGTAAAGGAACGACTGTTGAGCCTGGCTACAGTATGAAAACCTGCCCAACATGTAAAGGCGCAGGTCAGCAAACTCGTGTGATGAATACGATCTTTGGACAAATACAACAGGCTGTCACTTGTGAAACATGTAAAGGTGCAGGTAAAATCCCAGAAAAAGTCTGTACTATTTGTAAGGGTAAGGGGACTGAGCGTCGAAAACAGGCTATGAAATTAAAAGTGCCTGCAGGTATTGATGACGGAGCTACTATTCGTCTAAAAGAACACGGTGAAGCGATTGGTGGTGGTGCACGTGGTGATCTGTATGTTCATATACGAGTAAAGGCACATAAAAAGTTTACACGTGAAGGTGACATAATCCTGTCAGAAGAACATATCAGTATGATTGATGCAGCGCTTGGTACTGAAATAGATATCGATACTGTTGATGGTGAGGTCCGTATGAAAATTCCAGCAGGTACACAGAGCGGTACTGACTTTAAGTTGTCTAGTCATGGTGTTCCGCATATGCGAAGTTCATCTCGTGGGCCGCACATAGTGAGCATGGTTGTTGATACACCAGTCAAGTTGAGTAAAAAACAACGCGACCTACTTGAGCAGTTTGATGGTGCAAAAAAGCGCGGTATTTTTTAG